The Carassius auratus strain Wakin chromosome 27, ASM336829v1, whole genome shotgun sequence genome includes a region encoding these proteins:
- the gigyf2 gene encoding GRB10-interacting GYF protein 2 isoform X1 translates to MAETQTLNFGPEWLRALSGGVGSSSVASPPLSPALPKYKLADYRYGREEMLALYVKDNVIPVDLHDKDFLPILQEEPLPPLALVPFTEEEQRNFSMSVNSAAVLRLTGRGGGTVTGAPRGRSSSRGRGRGRGDGGFYQRSFDDVEGGFGRGAREMHRSQSWEERGDRRFEKPGRKDPDGAPAHFPLNHIRANYEDSGAGNARKHEFIRSESDNWRTFRDEQNGEDDDGGWRLAGSRRENERWCPPSPDGLRSAGWREHPDQRRRLPFDSRGEDGSYRRPRSGSGSVEEERDSLPEWCLEDAEEETGTFDSSGAFLSLKVRALEKAPKEPILEEAELDFRPLEENEECTEKDDSESEQTKDTDTGGGCESDRNEVGSKSDEPSPVAVPFPAVVTPPKAATPAPIPSVHPEQAVESERPVERTTVPELRPELSKAPLHTTLPNSIVEAISIPHVTNTLPDLPVPTSSVLPVQSVPTQTLQIKPLEMPVALAPALPHSTGIVGLVGCPSALPSDMDEYEGLKHFEQEAEKMVAYLQDGGVDDERLVTKIGHKPTALPTTHEAAFKWFYKDPQGEIQGPFNNQEMSEWFQAGYFTMTLQVKRGCDEMFQPLGEMIKLWGRVPFTSGPALAPILGDADQERIKRQQEINALNMYQLQQLQYQYLLRQQYALAQQKVLSSAPPPQQQQLNLLLHQALKIRTPEPQQSLLPPVTRTMSVPDSGSVWEMQNPSTQASCSPNMQPTTPSNWEGSSVWDLPLDSMPQASSIEQMQLEKAKALKLEMERREAELRAKREEEERKRLEETLRARQEEERKRLEEEELARRKQEEALQRQREQEAAQRRKKEEEERLAQEDALRRLEERRREEEERRQREEFLRKQKEEERRKQEELEAQRRREEEKRLEEEAAAAAAALARQQQEEQKRREQEAQRQQELQRQRQQQQEALRRLQQQQQQQQLAQMKLPSSSKWGQQSTTATTLSQSQNALSLAEIQKLEEERERQTREEQRRQQQELQQQQPQTKLPGWGSVAKQPPATKSLLEIQREEAQQMKQRNDQQQQQQQQQQPQQQQQQQQQQHSTVPQQNRTQNRVALNTSSVWGSVNNSSSNWMMDSSVWGDAQNSNIGFWDEAVKEATPPQATRKSHNQKNKGNANLSNSSSGKASKKVEEEEKLLKLFQGANKNQDGFMQWCEQTLHTLNTANNLDVPTFAAFLKEVDSPYEVHDYVRAYLGDTPQAKDFAKQFLERRAKQNANQQKPQQGQQQKPQQGQQQKQQDSLWEMSKVSQSVLQQQRFETVTSGKKKKKQKMVRADPSLLGFSVNASSERLNMGEIETVEDI, encoded by the exons ATGGCAGAAACCCAGACACTTAACTTCGGACCAGAATG GCTCCGTGCCCTGTCTGGTGGAGTGGGTAGCAGCAGTGTGGCTTCCCCTCCGCTCTCACCTGCATTGCCAAAGTATAAACTCGCAGACTATCGCTACGGGAGAGAAGAGATGCTAGCACTTTATGTAAAGGATAACGTG ATTCCGGTAGATCTTCATGATAAGGACTTTCTACCTATTTTACAAGAGGAGCCCCTGCCACCATTGGCATTAGTCCCATTTACAGAGGAGGAACAG AGAAATTTCTCCATGTCTGTAAACAGTGCAGCAGTACTCCGTCTGACAGGAAGGGGTGGTGGGACGGTGACAGGGGCACCCAGAGGCCGAAGTTCTTCACGAGGGCGAG GGAGGGGCAGAGGAGATGGAGGGTTTTACCAAAGAAGTTTTGATGATGTGGAGGGAGGTTTTGGCCGTGGAGCAAGAGAGATGCATCGCTCCCAGAGTTGGGAGGAGAG GGGAGACAGAAGGTTTGAAAAGCCAGGGCGAAAAGATCCAG ATGGAGCACCAGCCCATTTTCCTCTCAATCACA taaGGGCAAACTATGAGGATTCTGGTGCAGGTAATGCTCGAAAGCACGAGTTTATTCGCTCAGAGAGTGACAACTGGCGCACATTTCGAGATGAGCAGAATGGTGAGGATGATGACGGGGGCTGGAGGCTTGCAGGTTCTCGTCGGGAAAATGAACGATGGTGTCCTCCAAGTCCAG ACGGTCTGCGATCAGCAGGGTGGCGGGAACACCCGGATCAACGTCGGCGCTTGCCTTTCGACTCAAGGGGTGAAGATGGCAGTTACCGTAGGCCTCGGTCAGGCAGCGGGAGTGTAGAAGAAGAAAGAGACAGTTTACCAGAATGGTGTCTGGAAGATGCAGAGGAGGAGACGGGGACATTTGACTCCTCTGGGGCCTTCCTCTCACTTAAGGTGAGGGCGTTGGAA AAAGCTCCTAAGGAGCCGATCCTGGAGGAGGCGGAGCTGGACTTCCGGCCACTGGAGGAGAATGAAGAATGCACAGAAAAGGATGACAGTGAATCAGAACAAACCAAAGATACTGACACGGGAGGAGGATGTGAGAGTGATCGAAATGAAG tagGTAGTAAATCGGACGAGCCATCCCCAGTTGCTGTTCCATTTCCAGCAGTGGTAACGCCTCCCAAGGCTGCAACCCCTGCTCCAATTCCCTCTGTGCACCCGGAGCAGGCTGTAGAAAGTGAAAGACCAGTGGAGAGAACGACGGTACCAGAACTCAGACCTGAACTCAGTAAAGCACCACTACACACAACTCTACCAAATAGCATTGTGGAGGCCATTTCCATACCGCATGTCACAAACACACTCCCAG ATCTTCCGGTCCCAACATCTTCAGTGCTGCCCGTTCAGTCGGTGCCCACTCAAACCCTGCAGATCAAGCCTTTGGAAATGCCAGTGGCTTTGGCTCCTGCTCTCCCCCACTCCACAGGCATTGTGGGCCTTGTCGGCTGTCCCTCTGCCCTGCCCTCTGACATGGATGAGTATGAGGGACTCAAGCACTTTGAGCAG GAAGCAGAGAAAATGGTGGCATACCTGCAGGATGGTGGCGTAGACGATGAGCGTTTGGTAACTAAGATTGGTCACAAACCCACAGCTCTTCCCACTACCCATGAGGCTGCATTCAAATGGTTTTACAAAGATCCACAGGGAGAGATCCAAG GTCCGTTTAATAACCAGGAGATGTCCGAGTGGTTTCAGGCAGGCTATTTCACCATGACCTTGCAGGTGAAGCGAGGCTGTGACGAGATGTTCCAGCCTCTGGGAGAAATGATTAAGTTGTGGGGGCGAGTGCCCTTTACATCAGGCCCCGCACTAGCCCCCATACTG GGAGATGCAGATCAAGAGAGGATAAAGAGACAACAGGAGATCAATGCTCTAAATATGTATCAGCTACAGCAGCTGCAATATCAGTACTTACTCAG GCAGCAGTATGCTCTGGCTCAGCAGAAAGTTTTAAGCTCTGCACCTCCTCCACAACAGCAGCAGCTCAATCTCCTCCTCCATCAGGCGCTCAAGATCAG AACCCCAGAGCCGCAACAGAGCCTTTTACCTCCTGTCACACGCACCATGTCAGTGCCAGACTCGGGATCTGTTTGGGAAATGCAGAACCCTTCCACTCAGGCATCCTGTTCTCCAAACATGCAGCCCACCACTCCCAGCA ATTGGGAAGGGAGTAGCGTATGGGATCTGCCTCTAGACTCCATGCCTCAAGCGTCTTCCATTGAACAGATGCAGCTGGAGAAAGCCAAAGCCTTGAAG CTTGAGATGGAGAGACGGGAGGCAGAGCTTCGTGCCAAaagggaagaggaggagaggaaacGACTGGAAGAGACATTGCGTGCTAGACAAGAGGAAGAGCGGAAACGTTTGGAGGAAGAAGAGCTAGCACGGCGAAAGCAG GAGGAGGCTCTTCAGAGGCAGCGGGAGCAGGAGGCGGCACAGCGCcggaagaaagaggaggaggaaaggTTAGCTCAGGAAGATGCACTCCGTCGGctggaggagaggagaagagaagaggaggagaggagacaaAGGGAAGAATTCCTCCGTAAACAG aaggaAGAGGAGCGGAGGAAACAGGAAGAACTGGAAGCTCAGAGGCGGCGTGAGGAGGAGAAGAGGTTAGAAGAGGAGGCAGCGGCCGCGGCAGCAGCATTAGCAAGGCAACAGCAGGAGGAGCAGAAGAGGAGAGAGCAGGAGGCGCAGAGGCAGCAGGAGTTACAGAGGCAgcggcagcagcagcaggaggcaCTCCGTcgactgcagcagcagcagcaacaacagcagctCGCGCAGATGAAG CTCCCTTCATCCTCTAAGTGGGGTCAGCAGTCGACCACAGCAACCACCCTCTCACAATCCCAAAATGCCCTGTCGCTCGCTGAAATCCAGAAactggaggaggagagagaacgACAAACACGAGAAGAG CAAAGACGACAGCAGCAGGAGCTCCAGCAGCAGCAACCTCAGACAAAGCTCCCAGGCTGGGGCAGTGTGGCCAAGCAGCCACCAGCTACCAAGTCTCTGCTGGAGATCCAGAGAGAGGAAGCGCAACAGATGAAACAGCGGAatgatcagcagcagcagcagcagcaacaacaacaaccgcagcagcagcagcagcagcagcagcagcaacactcAACTGTTCCCCAGCAAAACCGCACACAGAACCGAGTG GCCCTCAATACATCATCAGTGTGGGGTTCTGTTAATAACTCCAGCTCGAACTGGATGATGGACAGCAGTGTCTGGGGTGATGCACAGAACTCTAATATTGGCTTCTGGGATGAAGCAGTAAAGGAGGCCACCCCACCTCAGGCCACACGCAAGAGCCACAATCAGAAAAACAAGGGCAATGCTAACCTCAG TAATAGCAGCAGTGGTAAAGCCAGTAAAAAGGTGGAAGAGGAAGAGAAACTACTAAAACTGTTCCAGGGAGCCAATAAGAACCAAGACGGCTTTATGCAGTGGTGTGAACAGACTCTACACACTCTCAACACGGCTAATAACCTGGACG TCCCCACCTTTGCGGCGTTCCTGAAGGAAGTGGACTCACCGTACGAGGTGCACGACTATGTGAGAGCCTACTTGGGTGACACTCCACAGGCCAAGGACTTCGCTAAGCAGTTCCTGGAGCGCCGTGCCAAACAGAACGCTAACCAGCAAAAACCTCAGCAGGGCCAGCAGCAAAAACCTCAGCAGGGCCAGCAGCAAAAGCAGCAG GACTCCTTGTGGGAAATGAGCAAAGTGTCACAGTCAGTCCTGCAGCAGCAGCGGTTTGAGACCGTCACCTCgggcaagaagaagaagaaacagaagaTGGTACGCGCCGACCCGAGCCTTCTAG GTTTTTCTGTCAATGCCTCATCTGAGAGACTCAACATGGGCGAGATTGAGACTGTGGAAGACATTTGA
- the gigyf2 gene encoding GRB10-interacting GYF protein 2 isoform X2: MAETQTLNFGPEWLRALSGGVGSSSVASPPLSPALPKYKLADYRYGREEMLALYVKDNVIPVDLHDKDFLPILQEEPLPPLALVPFTEEEQRNFSMSVNSAAVLRLTGRGGGTVTGAPRGRSSSRGRGRGRGDGGFYQRSFDDVEGGFGRGAREMHRSQSWEERGDRRFEKPGRKDPDGAPAHFPLNHIRANYEDSGAGNARKHEFIRSESDNWRTFRDEQNGEDDDGGWRLAGSRRENERWCPPSPDGLRSAGWREHPDQRRRLPFDSRGEDGSYRRPRSGSGSVEEERDSLPEWCLEDAEEETGTFDSSGAFLSLKVRALEKAPKEPILEEAELDFRPLEENEECTEKDDSESEQTKDTDTGGGCESDRNEGSKSDEPSPVAVPFPAVVTPPKAATPAPIPSVHPEQAVESERPVERTTVPELRPELSKAPLHTTLPNSIVEAISIPHVTNTLPDLPVPTSSVLPVQSVPTQTLQIKPLEMPVALAPALPHSTGIVGLVGCPSALPSDMDEYEGLKHFEQEAEKMVAYLQDGGVDDERLVTKIGHKPTALPTTHEAAFKWFYKDPQGEIQGPFNNQEMSEWFQAGYFTMTLQVKRGCDEMFQPLGEMIKLWGRVPFTSGPALAPILGDADQERIKRQQEINALNMYQLQQLQYQYLLRQQYALAQQKVLSSAPPPQQQQLNLLLHQALKIRTPEPQQSLLPPVTRTMSVPDSGSVWEMQNPSTQASCSPNMQPTTPSNWEGSSVWDLPLDSMPQASSIEQMQLEKAKALKLEMERREAELRAKREEEERKRLEETLRARQEEERKRLEEEELARRKQEEALQRQREQEAAQRRKKEEEERLAQEDALRRLEERRREEEERRQREEFLRKQKEEERRKQEELEAQRRREEEKRLEEEAAAAAAALARQQQEEQKRREQEAQRQQELQRQRQQQQEALRRLQQQQQQQQLAQMKLPSSSKWGQQSTTATTLSQSQNALSLAEIQKLEEERERQTREEQRRQQQELQQQQPQTKLPGWGSVAKQPPATKSLLEIQREEAQQMKQRNDQQQQQQQQQQPQQQQQQQQQQHSTVPQQNRTQNRVALNTSSVWGSVNNSSSNWMMDSSVWGDAQNSNIGFWDEAVKEATPPQATRKSHNQKNKGNANLSNSSSGKASKKVEEEEKLLKLFQGANKNQDGFMQWCEQTLHTLNTANNLDVPTFAAFLKEVDSPYEVHDYVRAYLGDTPQAKDFAKQFLERRAKQNANQQKPQQGQQQKPQQGQQQKQQDSLWEMSKVSQSVLQQQRFETVTSGKKKKKQKMVRADPSLLGFSVNASSERLNMGEIETVEDI; this comes from the exons ATGGCAGAAACCCAGACACTTAACTTCGGACCAGAATG GCTCCGTGCCCTGTCTGGTGGAGTGGGTAGCAGCAGTGTGGCTTCCCCTCCGCTCTCACCTGCATTGCCAAAGTATAAACTCGCAGACTATCGCTACGGGAGAGAAGAGATGCTAGCACTTTATGTAAAGGATAACGTG ATTCCGGTAGATCTTCATGATAAGGACTTTCTACCTATTTTACAAGAGGAGCCCCTGCCACCATTGGCATTAGTCCCATTTACAGAGGAGGAACAG AGAAATTTCTCCATGTCTGTAAACAGTGCAGCAGTACTCCGTCTGACAGGAAGGGGTGGTGGGACGGTGACAGGGGCACCCAGAGGCCGAAGTTCTTCACGAGGGCGAG GGAGGGGCAGAGGAGATGGAGGGTTTTACCAAAGAAGTTTTGATGATGTGGAGGGAGGTTTTGGCCGTGGAGCAAGAGAGATGCATCGCTCCCAGAGTTGGGAGGAGAG GGGAGACAGAAGGTTTGAAAAGCCAGGGCGAAAAGATCCAG ATGGAGCACCAGCCCATTTTCCTCTCAATCACA taaGGGCAAACTATGAGGATTCTGGTGCAGGTAATGCTCGAAAGCACGAGTTTATTCGCTCAGAGAGTGACAACTGGCGCACATTTCGAGATGAGCAGAATGGTGAGGATGATGACGGGGGCTGGAGGCTTGCAGGTTCTCGTCGGGAAAATGAACGATGGTGTCCTCCAAGTCCAG ACGGTCTGCGATCAGCAGGGTGGCGGGAACACCCGGATCAACGTCGGCGCTTGCCTTTCGACTCAAGGGGTGAAGATGGCAGTTACCGTAGGCCTCGGTCAGGCAGCGGGAGTGTAGAAGAAGAAAGAGACAGTTTACCAGAATGGTGTCTGGAAGATGCAGAGGAGGAGACGGGGACATTTGACTCCTCTGGGGCCTTCCTCTCACTTAAGGTGAGGGCGTTGGAA AAAGCTCCTAAGGAGCCGATCCTGGAGGAGGCGGAGCTGGACTTCCGGCCACTGGAGGAGAATGAAGAATGCACAGAAAAGGATGACAGTGAATCAGAACAAACCAAAGATACTGACACGGGAGGAGGATGTGAGAGTGATCGAAATGAAG GTAGTAAATCGGACGAGCCATCCCCAGTTGCTGTTCCATTTCCAGCAGTGGTAACGCCTCCCAAGGCTGCAACCCCTGCTCCAATTCCCTCTGTGCACCCGGAGCAGGCTGTAGAAAGTGAAAGACCAGTGGAGAGAACGACGGTACCAGAACTCAGACCTGAACTCAGTAAAGCACCACTACACACAACTCTACCAAATAGCATTGTGGAGGCCATTTCCATACCGCATGTCACAAACACACTCCCAG ATCTTCCGGTCCCAACATCTTCAGTGCTGCCCGTTCAGTCGGTGCCCACTCAAACCCTGCAGATCAAGCCTTTGGAAATGCCAGTGGCTTTGGCTCCTGCTCTCCCCCACTCCACAGGCATTGTGGGCCTTGTCGGCTGTCCCTCTGCCCTGCCCTCTGACATGGATGAGTATGAGGGACTCAAGCACTTTGAGCAG GAAGCAGAGAAAATGGTGGCATACCTGCAGGATGGTGGCGTAGACGATGAGCGTTTGGTAACTAAGATTGGTCACAAACCCACAGCTCTTCCCACTACCCATGAGGCTGCATTCAAATGGTTTTACAAAGATCCACAGGGAGAGATCCAAG GTCCGTTTAATAACCAGGAGATGTCCGAGTGGTTTCAGGCAGGCTATTTCACCATGACCTTGCAGGTGAAGCGAGGCTGTGACGAGATGTTCCAGCCTCTGGGAGAAATGATTAAGTTGTGGGGGCGAGTGCCCTTTACATCAGGCCCCGCACTAGCCCCCATACTG GGAGATGCAGATCAAGAGAGGATAAAGAGACAACAGGAGATCAATGCTCTAAATATGTATCAGCTACAGCAGCTGCAATATCAGTACTTACTCAG GCAGCAGTATGCTCTGGCTCAGCAGAAAGTTTTAAGCTCTGCACCTCCTCCACAACAGCAGCAGCTCAATCTCCTCCTCCATCAGGCGCTCAAGATCAG AACCCCAGAGCCGCAACAGAGCCTTTTACCTCCTGTCACACGCACCATGTCAGTGCCAGACTCGGGATCTGTTTGGGAAATGCAGAACCCTTCCACTCAGGCATCCTGTTCTCCAAACATGCAGCCCACCACTCCCAGCA ATTGGGAAGGGAGTAGCGTATGGGATCTGCCTCTAGACTCCATGCCTCAAGCGTCTTCCATTGAACAGATGCAGCTGGAGAAAGCCAAAGCCTTGAAG CTTGAGATGGAGAGACGGGAGGCAGAGCTTCGTGCCAAaagggaagaggaggagaggaaacGACTGGAAGAGACATTGCGTGCTAGACAAGAGGAAGAGCGGAAACGTTTGGAGGAAGAAGAGCTAGCACGGCGAAAGCAG GAGGAGGCTCTTCAGAGGCAGCGGGAGCAGGAGGCGGCACAGCGCcggaagaaagaggaggaggaaaggTTAGCTCAGGAAGATGCACTCCGTCGGctggaggagaggagaagagaagaggaggagaggagacaaAGGGAAGAATTCCTCCGTAAACAG aaggaAGAGGAGCGGAGGAAACAGGAAGAACTGGAAGCTCAGAGGCGGCGTGAGGAGGAGAAGAGGTTAGAAGAGGAGGCAGCGGCCGCGGCAGCAGCATTAGCAAGGCAACAGCAGGAGGAGCAGAAGAGGAGAGAGCAGGAGGCGCAGAGGCAGCAGGAGTTACAGAGGCAgcggcagcagcagcaggaggcaCTCCGTcgactgcagcagcagcagcaacaacagcagctCGCGCAGATGAAG CTCCCTTCATCCTCTAAGTGGGGTCAGCAGTCGACCACAGCAACCACCCTCTCACAATCCCAAAATGCCCTGTCGCTCGCTGAAATCCAGAAactggaggaggagagagaacgACAAACACGAGAAGAG CAAAGACGACAGCAGCAGGAGCTCCAGCAGCAGCAACCTCAGACAAAGCTCCCAGGCTGGGGCAGTGTGGCCAAGCAGCCACCAGCTACCAAGTCTCTGCTGGAGATCCAGAGAGAGGAAGCGCAACAGATGAAACAGCGGAatgatcagcagcagcagcagcagcaacaacaacaaccgcagcagcagcagcagcagcagcagcagcaacactcAACTGTTCCCCAGCAAAACCGCACACAGAACCGAGTG GCCCTCAATACATCATCAGTGTGGGGTTCTGTTAATAACTCCAGCTCGAACTGGATGATGGACAGCAGTGTCTGGGGTGATGCACAGAACTCTAATATTGGCTTCTGGGATGAAGCAGTAAAGGAGGCCACCCCACCTCAGGCCACACGCAAGAGCCACAATCAGAAAAACAAGGGCAATGCTAACCTCAG TAATAGCAGCAGTGGTAAAGCCAGTAAAAAGGTGGAAGAGGAAGAGAAACTACTAAAACTGTTCCAGGGAGCCAATAAGAACCAAGACGGCTTTATGCAGTGGTGTGAACAGACTCTACACACTCTCAACACGGCTAATAACCTGGACG TCCCCACCTTTGCGGCGTTCCTGAAGGAAGTGGACTCACCGTACGAGGTGCACGACTATGTGAGAGCCTACTTGGGTGACACTCCACAGGCCAAGGACTTCGCTAAGCAGTTCCTGGAGCGCCGTGCCAAACAGAACGCTAACCAGCAAAAACCTCAGCAGGGCCAGCAGCAAAAACCTCAGCAGGGCCAGCAGCAAAAGCAGCAG GACTCCTTGTGGGAAATGAGCAAAGTGTCACAGTCAGTCCTGCAGCAGCAGCGGTTTGAGACCGTCACCTCgggcaagaagaagaagaaacagaagaTGGTACGCGCCGACCCGAGCCTTCTAG GTTTTTCTGTCAATGCCTCATCTGAGAGACTCAACATGGGCGAGATTGAGACTGTGGAAGACATTTGA